The Roseimicrobium gellanilyticum DNA window TCATGGGACAGTTTCCTGGATCGTACGGTTTCAAAGAAGGCTTTTGTCGAAGGGAACGGTTCCCTGCTGGAGACGGCGGCGTATGACCCGCGCAGCATCTCCAAGGTGGATGAAACCAAGGCACGTGAACTCGCTCGCCAGGTGCGCGACTGGCTGGCGCATCATCAGGTGGATATCTATCAAGGAGGTGCGGCATGACCATCGGACTTGCCTATCCTTGGATGTTGCTTCTGCTGCTCCTGCCACTGCTGGTGGCCTGGCTGTTTCCGCCGCATCGTGAGGAGCGTCAGGGATTGGTGGTGCCGTTTCTCTCGCGGCTGTCCGAGCACACTGGTCAGAAACCCAAGAAAGGTGCGTTGGTGTTGCGCGGTGGATGGATTCGCAAGCTCTCGCTCGTGCTGGGATGGGCCTGCATTGTGGTGGCCCTGGCACGCCCGCAGATCACCGAGCCTCCCGTCACGAGGGATGTGCCTGTGCGCGACATGCTGCTCGCGGTGGACCTCTCCGGATCCATGGAGACGAAGGATTTCAAGAACGCGAAGGGCGAAACGGTGGACCGTCTGACAGCAGTGAAGGAGGTGCTCGATGACTTCCTCTTGCGCCGTAAGGGAGACCGCGTGGGTCTCATCTTGTTCGGGAACGCACCATTTGTGCAGGTTCCCTTTACGGAAGACCTGAATGTGTGCCGCCAGCTTCTTGACGAAGCACAGACGAAGATGGCTGGACCGCAGACCGCTTTCGGCGATGCCCTCGGGCTGGCCATCAATGTCTTTGACCGCAGTACGGTGAAGGAGCGCGTGCTCATCGCGCTCACCGATGGCAATGATACCGCCAGCCAGGTGCCACCTGCGAAGGCTGCCAGCATCGCGAAGGATAAGGGCATCGTCATTCACACGGTGGCCGTGGGCGATCCGCGCGCCGCAGGTGAAGACGCGCTGGATGAGGAGACGCTGAAGAACGTGGCCAGCACCACGGGTGGGCTCTTTTCCCACGCCACCGACCGCAAGCAGTTGGCCGAGATCTATCGCAAGCTGGATAAGTTGGAGACGCGCAAGGCG harbors:
- a CDS encoding vWA domain-containing protein gives rise to the protein MTIGLAYPWMLLLLLLPLLVAWLFPPHREERQGLVVPFLSRLSEHTGQKPKKGALVLRGGWIRKLSLVLGWACIVVALARPQITEPPVTRDVPVRDMLLAVDLSGSMETKDFKNAKGETVDRLTAVKEVLDDFLLRRKGDRVGLILFGNAPFVQVPFTEDLNVCRQLLDEAQTKMAGPQTAFGDALGLAINVFDRSTVKERVLIALTDGNDTASQVPPAKAASIAKDKGIVIHTVAVGDPRAAGEDALDEETLKNVASTTGGLFSHATDRKQLAEIYRKLDKLETRKAQTISHRPRRDVYWWPLAVALVLSLVQQVLQLVVHQARARARARREAALMGGATMNPKDQPEEVAA